One region of Chloroflexota bacterium genomic DNA includes:
- the otsB gene encoding trehalose-phosphatase, which translates to MQYLFDVWDEVAQRLKSADHVLLLSDYDGTLTPIVDKPELAILPQETRKLLRILAKNRRYAVGIVSGRALPDLKNKIGLEGIIYAGNHGLEIEGFGSSFLEPIAEEMRPFLKMLNQALSATLRNIKGVFVEDKGLTVSVHYRLVDDSEEARVKDTFRKVTDPLHVTGKIRITQGKKVYEIRPPVDWNKGKAICWLMAKCRAARGRGAALPIYLGDDLTDEDGFRAVERNDGISIFVGEGNLQSAARYFLKSPEEVTEFLKML; encoded by the coding sequence ATGCAGTATCTTTTCGATGTATGGGATGAGGTTGCCCAGCGTCTCAAATCGGCTGACCATGTCCTGCTTCTCTCGGATTATGATGGCACCTTAACTCCCATTGTAGATAAGCCGGAGTTAGCTATTCTTCCTCAGGAGACGAGAAAGCTACTCCGAATATTGGCTAAGAACCGACGCTATGCAGTTGGCATCGTTAGCGGTAGGGCTTTGCCTGACCTAAAAAACAAGATAGGCTTAGAGGGTATTATATATGCTGGAAACCATGGGTTGGAGATAGAAGGTTTTGGTTCAAGCTTTTTAGAGCCTATTGCTGAGGAAATGAGGCCTTTCCTTAAGATGTTAAATCAGGCGCTATCAGCCACGTTGAGGAATATTAAAGGAGTGTTTGTTGAGGATAAAGGATTGACTGTCAGTGTTCACTATCGATTGGTTGATGATTCTGAGGAGGCAAGAGTGAAAGACACATTTAGAAAGGTCACTGACCCGCTGCATGTGACCGGCAAGATAAGGATTACTCAAGGTAAGAAGGTTTACGAAATAAGGCCGCCTGTAGATTGGAACAAGGGTAAAGCGATATGCTGGCTTATGGCTAAATGCAGAGCGGCCAGGGGAAGAGGAGCAGCATTACCGATATATTTGGGTGATGACTTGACTGACGAAGATGGTTTTAGGGCGGTTGAGAGAAATGATGGCATTTCAATTTTTGTTGGTGAGGGTAACTTGCAATCAGCGGCGCGTTACTTCTTGAAGTCGCCTGAAGAAGTGACGGAATTCTTAAAGATGTTATAA
- a CDS encoding mechanosensitive ion channel family protein, translating to MVDWLTTSWLWLTRNWLYIAVPLVIFLATYVVGLWVRRIVYRAFNRWMVGKWEGGQLIIHTTRTPFIYWFLILGAFIAIQVSKLNSSAKIFADKILASLFVFSLTWVVVSLSTQILKLYIGKVPRLQPSETLIVNAVRIAIAVVGALILLDVWGAPTTPIILLLAAAILIAALAFRDVLANFFSGFQLAQGEQIKVGDFIKLESGESGYVTDVTWRNTQVRALDGNLILVPNSRLVQSTVINYGRPLKKATRPFRFYTRLYLKELTGLKASNLVELVNMLKEVPDSVIYYHTHHFLEEYHYLTPEPANDFALWVSDELGDEVIGEKLASIDTFDFPTISALRARIEGVIRDYLSKKPDGRTAREGREFHFIKSVSFIMPTPYVAHDLREFIEVLRQVSINSLAYHIFEARLRLKKGVSDFAIWIEECLDDKDLAEKLAYLDPYNYTLEGLRSTMIQVIEKRIK from the coding sequence ATGGTTGATTGGCTAACCACAAGTTGGCTTTGGCTAACAAGAAACTGGCTTTACATTGCCGTTCCTCTGGTTATTTTCTTGGCTACCTATGTGGTCGGTTTGTGGGTCAGGAGGATTGTTTATAGGGCCTTCAACCGTTGGATGGTAGGGAAGTGGGAAGGAGGCCAGTTAATCATTCATACGACACGGACCCCGTTTATCTACTGGTTCCTGATTTTAGGTGCTTTCATAGCCATCCAGGTCTCAAAATTAAACTCTTCCGCAAAGATATTCGCTGATAAGATATTGGCCAGTCTTTTCGTCTTTTCATTGACTTGGGTGGTTGTCAGTTTAAGCACACAAATATTGAAGCTTTACATTGGTAAGGTTCCACGCCTGCAGCCCTCGGAGACTTTGATAGTAAATGCCGTTAGAATTGCTATTGCTGTGGTCGGAGCCTTGATATTGCTCGATGTTTGGGGAGCACCGACTACACCAATCATCTTGCTTCTGGCTGCTGCTATTCTGATAGCGGCTTTAGCTTTTAGAGACGTGCTGGCCAATTTTTTCTCAGGTTTTCAACTAGCCCAAGGTGAGCAAATCAAGGTCGGCGACTTTATAAAATTGGAGTCTGGGGAGAGCGGTTATGTCACCGACGTGACCTGGAGAAATACCCAGGTCAGAGCACTGGATGGCAACCTCATCCTGGTTCCCAACAGTCGATTGGTCCAGAGCACTGTTATTAATTACGGGCGTCCACTCAAGAAAGCTACTAGGCCTTTTCGTTTTTACACGCGTCTCTATTTGAAGGAGCTGACCGGATTAAAAGCCAGCAATTTGGTGGAGCTGGTTAATATGTTGAAAGAAGTTCCTGACTCTGTGATTTATTACCATACTCATCATTTTCTTGAAGAGTATCATTATCTAACTCCTGAACCAGCCAATGATTTTGCCCTGTGGGTTAGCGACGAGCTTGGCGACGAAGTCATAGGAGAGAAGTTAGCCAGCATTGATACGTTTGATTTCCCAACCATCAGCGCCTTAAGGGCAAGAATTGAGGGCGTCATTAGGGATTATCTATCGAAAAAGCCGGATGGGCGAACTGCACGCGAGGGTAGGGAGTTCCATTTTATCAAGTCAGTGAGCTTCATAATGCCTACCCCGTATGTTGCTCACGATCTCAGGGAGTTTATTGAGGTGCTCAGGCAAGTCAGTATAAATTCCCTTGCTTATCACATTTTTGAGGCAAGGTTAAGGTTAAAGAAGGGTGTTAGTGACTTTGCTATTTGGATTGAGGAATGTCTTGATGATAAGGATTTGGCTGAGAAACTTGCTTACTTAGACCCATATAATTATACGCTGGAAGGTCTGAGGTCGACTATGATTCAAGTGATTGAGAAGCGTATTAAATAA
- a CDS encoding glycosyltransferase, which yields MLTEKSSGKVVQIINSTFIGGGVAEILEHMVPLLNQLGVDVRWNVINGSDEFFEVTKKFHNALHGKHEKISPRDFALFSEVTERNLEEMSFYGDIVFVHDPQPVGLIAKKKEIGKKWVWRCHIDVSSPDRKVWRFLRGFIVDYDAAVFSAPNFAQQLPIRQFLITPSIDPLSDKNKELDSGTIDTVLAKYGLVSDKPMITQISRFDRLKDPLGVIEAFEMVRKSIDCQLVLAGGTATDDPESEEVLEEVRKRVEENPDIHVLLVPPESDIEINALQRAATIIIQKSLKEGFGLTISEALWKAKPVVASAVGGIPLQVKNKFTGLLCYTVEGAAYALKQLLSNPEYANWLGQNGKEHVKQNFLITGHLKDYLLMFLSLDQTSDVIYL from the coding sequence ATGCTGACCGAGAAATCTTCGGGCAAAGTTGTCCAGATTATAAACTCTACGTTTATTGGTGGTGGGGTGGCAGAGATTTTGGAGCATATGGTACCTCTGCTTAATCAGCTAGGTGTTGATGTCAGATGGAATGTGATAAATGGTAGCGATGAATTCTTTGAGGTGACTAAGAAATTCCATAATGCCCTCCATGGTAAGCATGAGAAAATTTCGCCTCGAGATTTTGCTTTGTTCTCGGAAGTAACTGAGCGGAACCTGGAGGAGATGAGTTTTTACGGAGATATTGTTTTTGTTCATGACCCTCAGCCGGTGGGTTTGATAGCCAAGAAGAAGGAGATAGGCAAGAAATGGGTATGGCGATGCCATATCGATGTCTCCAGCCCTGATAGGAAGGTATGGAGGTTTCTGCGTGGCTTTATTGTGGACTATGATGCCGCTGTCTTCTCAGCACCTAACTTTGCTCAACAACTGCCCATCCGTCAGTTCTTAATTACACCATCCATAGACCCACTGAGCGATAAGAACAAAGAGCTTGACTCAGGGACAATTGATACTGTGCTGGCAAAGTATGGTTTGGTTTCAGACAAGCCCATGATTACCCAGATTTCTCGTTTTGACCGTTTGAAAGACCCGCTGGGGGTGATAGAAGCTTTTGAGATGGTGAGGAAAAGCATAGATTGTCAACTGGTTCTGGCTGGTGGAACAGCCACTGATGACCCTGAGTCCGAGGAGGTGCTTGAGGAGGTGAGGAAAAGAGTGGAAGAGAATCCTGACATTCATGTCTTGCTAGTGCCGCCAGAAAGCGATATTGAGATTAACGCTTTGCAGCGGGCAGCCACGATTATCATTCAGAAATCGTTGAAAGAAGGTTTTGGGCTAACCATAAGCGAAGCATTGTGGAAGGCGAAGCCGGTAGTGGCTTCGGCGGTCGGAGGCATACCGTTGCAGGTTAAGAATAAGTTTACTGGACTGCTATGCTACACGGTTGAGGGTGCTGCCTATGCCCTCAAACAGCTATTGAGCAACCCAGAATATGCTAACTGGCTGGGGCAAAATGGAAAAGAGCATGTTAAGCAGAACTTTTTGATAACTGGCCACCTTAAAGACTACTTACTTATGTTTTTGTCTTTAGACCAAACCTCTGACGTAATCTATTTGTAA
- a CDS encoding alpha/beta fold hydrolase: MDDQAAKSRWPKKRLLWIPFGFTVAALGTVLGISLYAAYSMTKVVRAPFEKKPNNLGLKYVDISFTSRDGLTLRGWWLEAGDSSRVVVMIHGANGHRADPDIKMLDIAREMLNAGYNVLMFDLRGHGESEGKHVSLGYYEQRDLLGAIDYVKQRGMSKICVIGFSMGAATALMTAANCKQIDAIVADSSFAYLADIVEPQFSKRSSLPKFFIPLVLFVAKKIHGIDLSMPKPVDAVRQFTTPPILIIHGGQDNTVPVEHASILARASCNPNTRLWIVPEAEHVGSHRARPKEYITQVLSFFDQALNVNQV; this comes from the coding sequence ATGGATGATCAAGCTGCTAAATCCAGGTGGCCTAAAAAGAGGCTTCTCTGGATTCCATTTGGTTTTACCGTGGCAGCTCTTGGGACTGTTCTCGGGATCTCGTTGTATGCTGCCTATTCAATGACCAAAGTTGTCCGGGCGCCGTTTGAGAAAAAGCCTAATAACCTTGGCCTGAAATATGTGGACATATCTTTTACCAGCAGGGATGGGCTGACATTACGTGGCTGGTGGCTTGAAGCGGGCGATAGCAGTCGTGTCGTTGTGATGATTCATGGCGCAAATGGGCACCGTGCTGACCCAGATATAAAGATGCTGGATATAGCTCGAGAAATGTTGAACGCCGGCTATAACGTTCTGATGTTTGACCTGCGTGGACATGGCGAGTCAGAAGGGAAACACGTATCTTTAGGCTATTATGAGCAAAGAGACCTGCTAGGTGCGATAGATTACGTTAAGCAACGTGGCATGAGTAAGATTTGCGTTATTGGCTTCTCTATGGGAGCAGCAACTGCTCTCATGACTGCTGCCAATTGTAAACAGATTGATGCCATTGTCGCTGATAGCTCCTTCGCATACCTTGCAGATATTGTCGAGCCTCAGTTTTCCAAGCGAAGCAGCCTGCCGAAGTTCTTTATACCTTTGGTCCTTTTCGTGGCTAAGAAAATACACGGCATTGATTTGTCTATGCCCAAGCCTGTCGACGCTGTTAGGCAATTCACTACGCCTCCAATACTAATTATCCATGGAGGGCAAGACAATACTGTTCCTGTGGAGCACGCCAGTATATTGGCACGAGCATCCTGTAATCCCAATACTAGGTTATGGATAGTACCAGAAGCGGAACACGTAGGTTCCCACCGAGCCAGACCCAAAGAATATATCACTCAGGTGCTATCTTTCTTTGATCAAGCTCTCAATGTAAATCAAGTGTAG
- a CDS encoding nitronate monooxygenase — protein MKTRMTEVFGIKHPIMLAGMAFVSLPKLVAAVCNAGGLGMFNSVANTPDQMKDIIKEIKSLTDKPFGINVTLLFPNARENAEVAMEEKVPILNYALGKGDWLIKAVHEYGGKVIATVATERHARRAELDGADALAVTGLDAAAHGGEPTTLVLVPLLAGKVNIPIIAAGGFCDGKGLAAALALGADGISMGTRFMLTQESPVHTRIKEIGLNATAEDTFRSDKIDGLPGRFWASKGALEMAQGNVSLAQAASSAWQIKKMLNVPFFKLFLSGLRQQKGVQDLARQAVGIDFLRQHLYEPADDINSVILPLGQVTGRINDIPTCQDVIEKTVAEAEWIIKRLREKVTS, from the coding sequence ATGAAAACAAGGATGACTGAGGTATTCGGAATAAAGCATCCCATTATGCTGGCTGGAATGGCTTTCGTGAGCTTACCCAAGCTTGTAGCTGCCGTCTGCAATGCTGGGGGCTTGGGTATGTTCAATAGCGTTGCCAACACACCTGACCAGATGAAAGATATTATCAAAGAGATTAAGTCGCTCACCGATAAACCATTCGGCATAAATGTTACGCTGCTGTTCCCCAACGCCAGGGAGAACGCAGAAGTAGCCATGGAAGAAAAGGTGCCGATTCTGAACTATGCGCTGGGGAAAGGTGATTGGCTAATCAAAGCGGTGCACGAGTACGGCGGTAAGGTTATAGCCACTGTAGCCACAGAGCGACATGCACGCCGGGCAGAGCTGGACGGGGCCGACGCTCTTGCCGTCACCGGTTTGGATGCCGCAGCACATGGCGGTGAGCCCACCACGTTGGTGCTAGTACCATTACTAGCTGGCAAGGTAAACATACCTATTATAGCCGCTGGTGGTTTTTGTGATGGTAAGGGGCTTGCAGCAGCTTTGGCCCTGGGGGCTGACGGCATATCTATGGGCACCAGGTTCATGCTTACACAGGAGAGCCCGGTACATACAAGAATCAAAGAGATCGGACTCAACGCTACTGCCGAGGATACCTTTCGCTCAGATAAAATCGATGGCCTGCCCGGCAGATTCTGGGCAAGTAAAGGAGCTTTAGAGATGGCACAAGGAAATGTGTCACTAGCACAGGCTGCATCCAGCGCGTGGCAGATAAAGAAAATGCTGAATGTTCCATTCTTTAAGCTCTTCCTGAGTGGGCTAAGACAACAAAAGGGAGTTCAGGATTTAGCTCGCCAAGCGGTCGGAATCGACTTTCTCAGGCAGCACCTCTACGAGCCCGCCGATGATATAAACTCTGTTATTCTGCCCCTGGGACAGGTCACTGGCAGGATAAACGATATACCCACTTGCCAGGATGTAATTGAAAAAACAGTCGCCGAAGCCGAATGGATAATAAAAAGACTGAGGGAAAAAGTCACTTCCTAA
- a CDS encoding nitronate monooxygenase: MKTRMTELFGSKHPVMCGGMMWLAKPELCAAISNAGGLGNLTSGNYESGNALHKAIDETRRLTNKPFCVNITFMPSVRITKEMHQEYFRVCCEEKVAAIEISGAPLDRYLGVDAVNRAKKAGVKLIHKLGSVRHARHAEEAGYDAVIAAGFEEGGHPLNDDVTTMLLTPRISESVKIPVITAGGIADGRSLAAALVLGAEGVMMASRFMATTECSAHPKIKEELIRRQENDTTLICGTIDLQMRALKNELVYKVLEVEGRRGGLEEIIPLISGERSEKAWNNGDVDGAPFAVGQSIGLIKEVVSCQELLEKMVRDAETLLANIQRRLGGAHS; the protein is encoded by the coding sequence GTGAAAACTAGAATGACGGAACTCTTCGGTAGTAAGCACCCTGTGATGTGTGGTGGTATGATGTGGCTGGCTAAGCCTGAGCTCTGTGCCGCGATTTCGAACGCTGGCGGACTTGGGAATTTAACGTCTGGCAACTATGAATCTGGTAATGCGCTACATAAAGCCATTGATGAGACCCGGCGGTTGACGAACAAGCCCTTCTGCGTGAACATTACGTTTATGCCATCGGTGCGGATTACAAAAGAGATGCACCAGGAGTATTTTCGGGTCTGTTGTGAAGAAAAAGTGGCTGCTATTGAAATCTCAGGTGCACCTTTGGATAGGTACCTGGGCGTGGATGCTGTTAACCGGGCGAAGAAAGCAGGCGTCAAATTGATACATAAACTCGGTTCGGTGAGGCATGCCAGGCATGCTGAGGAAGCTGGCTACGATGCTGTCATCGCAGCCGGTTTTGAGGAGGGGGGACACCCTTTGAATGATGATGTGACCACAATGCTGCTCACGCCGCGGATTTCTGAGTCGGTTAAGATACCAGTTATTACTGCTGGGGGCATTGCTGATGGCAGAAGCTTGGCTGCCGCCCTGGTTCTTGGAGCGGAAGGCGTCATGATGGCTTCACGGTTTATGGCTACAACCGAATGTTCGGCGCATCCCAAGATAAAAGAAGAACTCATCCGCCGCCAGGAGAATGATACTACTCTCATATGTGGGACAATTGATTTGCAGATGCGAGCCCTGAAGAATGAGCTGGTCTATAAGGTGCTTGAGGTAGAGGGGCGGCGTGGGGGGCTGGAAGAAATAATACCCCTGATATCCGGTGAGCGCTCCGAGAAGGCTTGGAACAATGGCGATGTGGACGGGGCTCCGTTTGCTGTGGGCCAATCCATAGGTCTAATCAAAGAAGTTGTTAGTTGCCAGGAATTGCTGGAGAAAATGGTGCGGGACGCTGAGACATTGCTGGCTAATATACAGCGGCGACTTGGAGGGGCACATAGTTAG
- a CDS encoding nitronate monooxygenase codes for MFKTRMTELFGIKHPIMLAGMNWITEPELVAAVCNAGGLGIFATAASTPDETRKNIKQIRKLTDKPFGVNQILIGPGAKENIQVAIEEKVPVINYSLGKPWFIEQVHSYGGKVLGTTAIARHAVRAAELGCDAVVITGQEAAAHGANATSMVLIPLVSSHIKVPLIAAGGFYNGRGLAAALALGADGISMGTRFMLSKESRVHDNFKKLCLQATEQDTLYSDHFDGMPGRALKTKTTEAMMKSGFPLMEALKGASEVKQLLGLSFWQFMGLSFQMMRAEEGSPLWVQARQAAGARRHMKAIYEGDEKEGILFAGECCGGIGDLPSVKEIIDRVIAEAEETLETTRKKLVKS; via the coding sequence ATGTTTAAGACACGCATGACTGAGCTATTTGGAATAAAGCACCCCATCATGCTTGCAGGCATGAACTGGATTACTGAGCCTGAGCTGGTAGCCGCCGTCTGTAATGCCGGTGGTCTAGGTATTTTTGCTACCGCCGCCTCCACTCCCGACGAGACGCGAAAAAACATAAAACAGATTAGAAAACTTACCGATAAGCCATTTGGTGTAAACCAAATCCTGATAGGTCCCGGGGCTAAGGAAAACATACAGGTAGCCATAGAGGAAAAGGTGCCCGTGATAAACTACTCCCTGGGAAAGCCCTGGTTCATCGAGCAAGTCCACAGCTATGGGGGCAAGGTTTTAGGGACAACAGCAATTGCCAGGCATGCAGTCCGAGCAGCAGAATTAGGTTGTGACGCCGTTGTAATCACCGGCCAAGAGGCAGCAGCTCATGGAGCTAATGCTACCTCAATGGTGTTAATACCTCTTGTCTCCAGCCACATAAAAGTCCCCCTTATAGCAGCCGGCGGTTTTTACAACGGCAGGGGGCTTGCAGCAGCTTTAGCATTAGGGGCTGACGGTATATCCATGGGCACCAGGTTCATGCTCTCTAAAGAGAGCCGAGTCCATGATAATTTTAAGAAGCTCTGCCTGCAGGCTACTGAACAGGACACACTATATAGCGACCATTTCGATGGCATGCCTGGAAGAGCACTAAAAACCAAAACAACTGAAGCAATGATGAAAAGCGGGTTCCCTCTAATGGAAGCACTTAAGGGGGCTAGCGAAGTAAAACAATTGCTTGGACTTTCATTCTGGCAATTCATGGGGCTCAGCTTCCAAATGATGCGAGCCGAAGAAGGGTCACCACTTTGGGTGCAAGCCCGTCAAGCTGCCGGTGCCAGAAGACATATGAAGGCAATATACGAGGGTGATGAAAAGGAAGGGATTTTGTTTGCTGGAGAATGTTGTGGTGGTATCGGCGACTTGCCCAGTGTTAAGGAGATTATCGACCGCGTAATAGCCGAGGCTGAAGAGACGCTAGAAACAACAAGAAAGAAGCTGGTGAAATCATAG
- a CDS encoding sodium:proton exchanger, giving the protein MQAIMTGFDPIVNVAIVLAAALVGGMVAHRLRQPVILGYLLVGIAIGPYGFGIVRDVELIETLATIGVALLMFAVGLEISYSQLREVGKVGIWGGIAQILATFALGLVAGKLLFQWTVSDAAFFGLLISLSSTMVCLKILMERGELDSVHGRIMVAILIVQDLSVVFMMVVVPVFGATPQVLLSSLAIALGKAVLFLGVAVILGIWVLPWLLGTVAGIRSRELFLLTVLILCFGTAFGTYIFGLSIAFGAFVVGLLLKQSRFAHQALAEVTPLRDVFATLFFVSLGMLLSPKFVVEHWSAVVLTVVLIIALKFAICFSIARLFGYGGRTALFVGIGLVQIGEFSFILARAGISSGIISDYFYSVVIASTIITMLLTPLLIGFVSVLYRKLARTPDPGELLAGDVLPAAGAESKRPFTKVVICGYGRVGRNIAQSLNELEIPYLVIEMDPELISELHRRDEASIYGDASNVHVLALAGLDKAKVMVVTYPDPLVVVATVKNALRINPKLEVVARVHRKRESEVLESLGVSDLVSPEYEASFEFVRRTLSRIGWSKAGIQQTISKLRHREEEIESRVREEG; this is encoded by the coding sequence ATGCAAGCGATTATGACAGGATTCGACCCTATTGTCAACGTTGCTATTGTCTTAGCGGCGGCTTTGGTCGGTGGCATGGTAGCTCATCGGCTGAGGCAGCCAGTAATCTTGGGCTATCTACTCGTGGGCATTGCTATTGGCCCTTATGGTTTCGGGATAGTTAGAGACGTGGAGTTGATTGAGACTCTAGCTACCATAGGCGTGGCTTTGCTGATGTTTGCAGTAGGGTTGGAGATATCCTATAGTCAGCTGCGAGAGGTAGGCAAGGTCGGTATTTGGGGTGGTATAGCCCAGATTTTAGCCACCTTTGCTCTTGGTCTGGTGGCTGGGAAGCTCCTATTCCAGTGGACTGTATCAGATGCTGCTTTCTTTGGTCTTCTTATCTCGCTGAGCAGCACCATGGTTTGCCTCAAAATACTCATGGAGCGGGGTGAATTAGATTCAGTACATGGGCGAATTATGGTAGCAATTCTCATTGTTCAGGATTTAAGTGTTGTATTTATGATGGTCGTGGTGCCTGTATTTGGTGCCACGCCACAAGTCTTATTGTCTAGCCTCGCAATTGCTCTTGGCAAGGCAGTTCTTTTCTTGGGGGTAGCTGTTATTTTGGGAATTTGGGTGCTTCCCTGGTTGTTGGGGACGGTGGCAGGTATAAGGTCTCGCGAACTTTTCTTGCTAACTGTTCTCATTCTGTGTTTCGGAACAGCTTTTGGAACCTACATTTTCGGGTTGTCTATCGCCTTTGGTGCCTTTGTCGTCGGCTTGCTACTTAAACAATCTAGATTCGCTCACCAGGCTTTGGCTGAGGTTACCCCTTTGCGGGATGTGTTCGCTACCCTTTTCTTTGTGTCCCTTGGTATGCTCCTCAGTCCCAAGTTTGTGGTGGAGCATTGGTCTGCAGTGGTGTTAACTGTGGTACTTATAATTGCTCTTAAATTTGCAATCTGTTTTAGCATCGCCAGGCTCTTTGGCTACGGTGGGCGGACGGCTTTGTTTGTTGGTATTGGTCTGGTTCAGATTGGGGAATTCAGCTTTATTCTAGCTCGGGCTGGAATAAGTTCGGGGATAATATCTGACTACTTCTATTCGGTAGTTATAGCCAGCACTATTATTACTATGTTGCTTACCCCATTGCTAATCGGTTTCGTTTCGGTACTATATCGCAAATTGGCTAGAACTCCAGACCCAGGGGAATTGTTGGCTGGTGATGTTCTTCCTGCAGCTGGGGCAGAATCGAAGCGGCCTTTTACGAAGGTAGTGATATGTGGGTATGGTCGCGTGGGACGAAATATTGCTCAGAGTTTGAATGAACTCGAAATACCCTATCTGGTGATTGAAATGGACCCCGAGCTTATTTCTGAGTTACATCGTAGAGACGAGGCCTCTATCTATGGGGACGCTAGCAATGTTCACGTACTTGCTTTGGCTGGACTGGATAAAGCTAAAGTTATGGTCGTTACATATCCTGACCCTTTAGTAGTGGTGGCTACGGTAAAAAATGCCCTGAGGATTAATCCTAAACTTGAAGTGGTTGCTCGTGTACATAGGAAGAGAGAATCAGAAGTGCTTGAGAGTTTGGGGGTTTCGGATTTGGTAAGCCCGGAATATGAAGCTAGTTTTGAATTCGTGCGCCGCACTCTGTCCCGTATTGGCTGGAGTAAAGCCGGGATTCAACAAACAATAAGCAAATTGAGACATCGCGAAGAGGAAATTGAATCCAGGGTGCGTGAGGAGGGATGA
- a CDS encoding potassium channel protein, whose amino-acid sequence MKLSNPLQNLAGGIGLLLLVIFAGTIGYRTIEGWSFMDSLYMTITTITTVGYTEVHPLSTAGRIFSIILILTGVGTAFYILTTLVQYMLEGEFGIRIGRRRMEAKIRRLNNHFILCGYGRVGQAIANILKQQEAKFVVIERDREAVNRAQQAGYLTIHGDATKDESLRQARIDSARGIIIALGDDADIIYTTLAAQELNATLPIVARANNEDAERKLQQAGAHRVVAPEIIGGARMARLALRPQAVEFIETVLFGREKQLLVEEIETGEESPLVGSTIKEIEERFPGVRILALKKRDGALVPNPSPNTTVTQASSLTAFGTIEQLRAIEGCCQPSKVATKSGSKTRTG is encoded by the coding sequence ATGAAATTATCAAATCCCCTACAGAATCTAGCCGGAGGCATAGGCCTGCTGTTACTCGTCATATTCGCTGGCACCATCGGCTACAGGACTATTGAAGGCTGGTCTTTCATGGATTCCCTGTATATGACCATAACAACCATAACCACTGTGGGTTATACCGAAGTCCACCCACTGTCAACAGCCGGTCGAATCTTCAGCATTATCCTCATTCTAACTGGTGTTGGCACTGCCTTTTATATCCTAACCACCCTGGTGCAATACATGCTCGAGGGAGAATTCGGAATCAGAATAGGGAGGCGACGTATGGAAGCCAAAATCAGAAGACTGAATAACCACTTCATCCTTTGCGGTTATGGGCGAGTTGGGCAAGCAATTGCCAATATACTCAAACAACAAGAAGCTAAATTTGTAGTTATCGAACGAGACAGGGAGGCCGTCAACAGGGCACAGCAAGCAGGCTATCTAACCATTCACGGTGATGCCACTAAGGATGAATCGCTGAGACAGGCAAGGATAGACAGTGCCAGAGGTATAATTATAGCCCTGGGCGATGACGCCGATATTATTTATACCACCCTTGCTGCCCAAGAACTAAATGCTACGTTACCCATAGTCGCCCGAGCTAATAATGAAGATGCCGAGAGAAAATTGCAGCAAGCCGGTGCCCACCGTGTGGTAGCTCCAGAAATCATCGGCGGAGCACGAATGGCCAGGCTAGCCTTACGCCCACAAGCCGTAGAATTTATCGAGACAGTCTTATTCGGCCGAGAGAAACAACTGCTTGTAGAAGAGATAGAAACGGGGGAAGAATCGCCATTAGTTGGCTCTACAATAAAAGAAATAGAGGAGCGCTTCCCAGGAGTAAGAATTTTAGCTCTGAAAAAGAGGGACGGGGCATTAGTTCCTAACCCGAGTCCGAATACAACTGTCACGCAGGCCAGTAGCCTGACTGCCTTTGGCACTATCGAGCAATTGCGAGCCATAGAGGGATGTTGCCAGCCAAGCAAAGTCGCAACAAAATCTGGCAGTAAGACGCGAACTGGCTAG